Genomic DNA from Mesorhizobium sp. 131-2-1:
GTCGATGGTGATGGCCAGCGCCCGTTCGATCATGGCGATCGCCCCGGTGCCGATCTGCAGCCGCTCCTGCGGCAATTGCTGCATCAGCTGGACGAAGCCCTTGCCTTCCTCGTGGCCGAGCAGGTTCGAGGTCGGCACGCGCACGTCGTTGAAGAACAGCTCCGAGGTGTCGTTGGCCTTCAGCCCGATCTTGTCAAGGTTGCGGCCGCGCTCGAAGCCTTCCACCTCATCCGTCTCAACGATGATCAGCGAGGTGCCCTTGGCGCCCTTTTCCGGATCGGTCTTGGTGACGACGATGATCAGGTTGGCGAGCTGGCCATTGGTGATGAAGGTCTTGGAGCCGTTGATCTTGTAGTGATTGCCATCCTTCTCGGCGCGCGTCTTGACACCCTGCAGGTCCGAGCCGGCGCCGGGCTCGGTCATGGCGATGGCGCCGATCAGCTCGCCGGTCGCGAGCCTGGGCAGCCATTTCTTCTTCTGCTCCTCGGAACCGTAGTGGAGGATGTAGGGCGCGACGATCGAGTTGTGCAGGCCGATGCCGAAGCCATCGACGCCGACGTGGCCGATCGCCTCGATGATGGCGCTCTCATGCGCGAAGGTGCCGCCCGAGCCGCCATATTCCTCAGGCATGGAGGCGCAGAGCAGGCCGGCCGCGCCCGCCTTCAGCCAGCTCTCGCGGTCGACCATCTCGTTCTTCTCGAACTCGTCGTAGCGCGGCGCGATCTCTTCCGACATGAAGCGGGACGCCATGTCGTAGAGCATGCCGACTTCGTCCGCCGCCCAGGCGGGTTTTGGCAAGCCAAGAATTTCGGCTGGATTTGTCGCCACGATTTCCTCCGCGTTCCGACACTTGTGGGCCGGCGATGCCGGCCCACCGAACCTAGAACGCTTCCGCCGGCAGCGCCATTAGCGTGTCCGCGCCACTGGAAACGCGGGCAAGCCGCGTCGCCGTCTCCGGCATGATCCGCTCCATGAAGAAGCGCGCCGTCACCAGTTTGTTGTCGTAGAAGGCCGAGGAGCCGTTGGCGCCATCGGCGAGCTTCGCGCCGGCGGCCTTCGCCATCTGCGCCCACATATAGCCTAACGCCACCAGGCCGAAGAGATGCATGTAGTCGGTCGAAGCGGCACCGGCATTGTCGGGCTTGGCCATGGCGTTCTGCAGCAGCCACATGGTCGCCGCCTGCAGGTCGTTGAGGCCCTTCTTCAGGCCCTTGGTGAAGGGCGCCATCTTCTCGTCGGCGCGGTTTTCTTCGCAGAACTCGCCGACCTCCTTGAAGAAGGCCTGCACGGCGCGGCCGCCGTTCTGCGCCAGCTTGCGGCCGACCAGGTCGAGCGCCTGGATGCCGTTGGCGCCTTCATAGATCATGGCGATGCGGGCATCGCGCACGAACTGGCTCATGCCGTGCTCTTCGATGTAGCCGTGGCCGCCGAACACCTGCTGCGCCATCACCGCGTGGTCGAAGCCCTTGTCGGTGAGCACGCCCTTGACCACCGGCGTCAGCAGACCGGTGTAGTCGTCGGCGATCTGGCGGTCCTTGTCGTCACCGGAGCGGTGAGCGACATCGGACTTGATCGCCGTCCACAGCGCGAGCGCGCGGCCGGCCTCGTTATAGGCCTTCATGGTCATCAGCGAGCGGCGGATGTCGGGATGGACGATGATCGGATCAGCCTTCTTGTCCGGCGCCTTGGCGCCCGACAGCGATCGGCCCTGCAAGCGGTCCTTGGCGTAGGAGACGGCGTTCTGGTAAGCGATCTCCGACAGCGACAGCCCCTGCAGGCCGACACCGAGGCGGGCCTCGTTCATCATCGTGAACATGGCCTTCAGGCCGCCATTGGCCTCGCCGAGCAGCGTGCCTTCGGCCTCGTCATAATTCATGACGCAGGTCGAATTGCCGTGGATGCCCATCTTCTCCTCGATCGAACCGCAAGAGACGGTGTTCCTTTCACCGGGATTGCCCGAGGTGTCGAGCTTGAGCTTCGGCACGATGAACAGCGAGATGCCCTTGACGCCTTCCGGCGCACCCTCGATGCGGGCCAACACCAGGTGAACGATGTTGTCCGCCATGTCGTGCTCGCCGGCGGAAATGAATATCTTCTGGCCGGAAATCCTGTAGGTGCCATTGCCGTTCGGCACGGCCTTGGTGCGCAACAGGCCAAGATCGGTGCCGCAATGCGGCTCGGTGAGGTTCATGGTGCCGGTCCAGGCGCCTTCGACCATCTTCGGCAGCCAGGTGGATTTCTGCTCGTCGGTACCGTGGGTGATGATTGCGGCGATCGCGCCTTGCGTCAGGCCCGGATACATCATCAGCGACATGTTGGCCGAGACCATATATTCGGAGACCGCCGTGTGGACGGTATAGGGCAGGCCCTGGCCGCCAAACTCGGCGGGCGCCGCGAGCCCCATCCAGCCGCCCTCGCGATACTGGTCGAAGGCTTCCTTGAAGCCCTTGGGCGTCGTTACCGAGCCATCGTCATGGCGCACGCAGCCTTCCATGTCGCCGACACGGTTCAGCGGATGCATGACGTTCTCGGCAAGCTTGGCACCCTCGGCGAGGATCGCCTCGAGGACGTCGGGCGTCGCGTCGGAGAAGCCTGGGAGATTGGAATAGCGCTGATAACCCAGCACGTCGTTGAGCACGAACAGCGTGTCCTGGATCGGCGCCCTGTAGATCGTCATGCCTTCCTCCACCCTTGCGGTCCGGCCCTGCCAGCAAGTTCTCGATCAAAGCGCAGATCGGAGGCTGAGCCAATGTCGACGCTCGGATAGCAAAAATTGACGTTTGCGTAAACGTCAATCTTGTCGCAGATGGAAAATTTTCGGTGAGCGGACGCGCATGGTCGCGAAAAAGAAAAGAGCCGCGCGGCACAGGCCGCGCGGCTCCT
This window encodes:
- a CDS encoding acyl-CoA dehydrogenase family protein; this encodes MATNPAEILGLPKPAWAADEVGMLYDMASRFMSEEIAPRYDEFEKNEMVDRESWLKAGAAGLLCASMPEEYGGSGGTFAHESAIIEAIGHVGVDGFGIGLHNSIVAPYILHYGSEEQKKKWLPRLATGELIGAIAMTEPGAGSDLQGVKTRAEKDGNHYKINGSKTFITNGQLANLIIVVTKTDPEKGAKGTSLIIVETDEVEGFERGRNLDKIGLKANDTSELFFNDVRVPTSNLLGHEEGKGFVQLMQQLPQERLQIGTGAIAMIERALAITIDYVKERKAFGKAIIDFQNTQFKLAELKTEATIGRVFYNDCVARHIDGGLDPVTASMAKYWLSDLQGKVVDECLQLHGGYGYMNEYPIARMYRDARVQRIYGGTNEIMKLLIGRSL
- a CDS encoding acyl-CoA dehydrogenase codes for the protein MTIYRAPIQDTLFVLNDVLGYQRYSNLPGFSDATPDVLEAILAEGAKLAENVMHPLNRVGDMEGCVRHDDGSVTTPKGFKEAFDQYREGGWMGLAAPAEFGGQGLPYTVHTAVSEYMVSANMSLMMYPGLTQGAIAAIITHGTDEQKSTWLPKMVEGAWTGTMNLTEPHCGTDLGLLRTKAVPNGNGTYRISGQKIFISAGEHDMADNIVHLVLARIEGAPEGVKGISLFIVPKLKLDTSGNPGERNTVSCGSIEEKMGIHGNSTCVMNYDEAEGTLLGEANGGLKAMFTMMNEARLGVGLQGLSLSEIAYQNAVSYAKDRLQGRSLSGAKAPDKKADPIIVHPDIRRSLMTMKAYNEAGRALALWTAIKSDVAHRSGDDKDRQIADDYTGLLTPVVKGVLTDKGFDHAVMAQQVFGGHGYIEEHGMSQFVRDARIAMIYEGANGIQALDLVGRKLAQNGGRAVQAFFKEVGEFCEENRADEKMAPFTKGLKKGLNDLQAATMWLLQNAMAKPDNAGAASTDYMHLFGLVALGYMWAQMAKAAGAKLADGANGSSAFYDNKLVTARFFMERIMPETATRLARVSSGADTLMALPAEAF